A portion of the bacterium genome contains these proteins:
- a CDS encoding SRPBCC domain-containing protein codes for MSKQIKITQRINVPLYRVWRYFNTSVGIASWFPEQGAMLEPKAGGRLRLLFSDGAIDCEMVEFIPGKRFSYRWNTGGMLGALIAETNPVFELSEELTDTGKPYTIVKFQETGFGDTTDWMEYYAQTYAGWTMYLLNLKSICEGGLDLRSSVRLCYTPD; via the coding sequence ATGTCGAAGCAAATCAAAATCACACAACGGATAAACGTGCCGCTGTATCGGGTCTGGCGGTATTTCAACACGAGTGTCGGCATCGCCAGTTGGTTTCCAGAACAAGGTGCTATGCTGGAACCGAAAGCAGGCGGACGCTTGCGGTTGTTGTTCAGCGATGGCGCTATCGATTGCGAAATGGTTGAGTTTATTCCCGGTAAGCGATTCAGTTATCGATGGAATACTGGCGGGATGTTAGGCGCTCTCATAGCCGAAACGAATCCTGTTTTTGAGCTGTCGGAAGAACTAACCGACACCGGTAAACCATATACAATTGTGAAGTTTCAGGAAACCGGATTTGGCGATACGACCGATTGGATGGAGTATTATGCCCAAACCTATGCCGGTTGGACGATGTACCTCCTGAATTTGAAGTCGATCTGCGAGGGTGGACTGGATTTGAGGTCTTCCGTTCGATTGTGTTACACCCCTGACTGA
- a CDS encoding serine hydroxymethyltransferase produces the protein MWATLQQRDPEIFTAIQNERGRQENRLELIASENFVSRAVMEAVGSVMTNKYAEGYPGKRYYGGCEFVDRAEEIARERLRQLFNCRWANVQPHSGSQANQAVYNALLQPGDTFMGLSLAQGGHLTHGSPVNQSGRLYKVVSYGVDLETGFIDMDQVAKLAREHKPKMIMTGASAYPRQIDFAKFREIADEVGAWLVADVAHIAGLVVAKLHPDPIPVCHVVTSTTHKTLRGPRGGVIMSDYEGGEILLAGMPKPKTLTEALDAVVFPGIQGGPLMHVIAGKAVAFLEASRPTFQSYMKQVVANAKTLADELMARNWKLVSNGTDNHLILMDLSSRGLTGKKAEAALEHAGITVNKNMVPGDKQSPFVTSGIRVGAPAATTRGMKEKEFKKIAEWIDRVLSNPEDTAIGDKVRSEVNEVCSQFPLYPADM, from the coding sequence ATGTGGGCTACCTTGCAACAACGCGATCCGGAAATATTTACAGCGATTCAAAACGAACGCGGTAGACAAGAAAATCGTCTGGAGTTAATTGCCTCCGAAAATTTTGTCAGTCGGGCTGTGATGGAAGCGGTCGGCTCGGTGATGACCAACAAGTATGCTGAAGGATACCCCGGCAAACGTTACTACGGCGGTTGCGAATTTGTCGACCGTGCTGAAGAAATTGCCCGCGAACGCCTCCGTCAGCTTTTCAATTGCCGGTGGGCGAACGTGCAACCGCATAGCGGTTCGCAAGCGAATCAAGCTGTCTACAACGCCTTGTTACAGCCGGGCGACACCTTCATGGGACTCTCGTTGGCGCAGGGTGGACACCTAACCCACGGTAGTCCGGTGAATCAATCGGGACGGCTCTACAAAGTTGTCAGTTATGGCGTCGATCTCGAAACTGGTTTCATCGATATGGATCAAGTCGCAAAACTTGCCCGCGAACATAAACCGAAGATGATTATGACCGGCGCATCGGCGTATCCCCGCCAAATCGACTTTGCCAAATTCCGGGAAATCGCCGATGAAGTTGGCGCATGGCTGGTCGCCGATGTTGCACACATTGCAGGACTGGTTGTCGCGAAACTTCATCCCGATCCGATTCCGGTGTGCCATGTGGTTACTTCGACGACGCATAAGACACTACGCGGGCCTCGCGGCGGTGTTATCATGTCCGATTATGAAGGGGGCGAAATCCTCCTTGCCGGGATGCCGAAACCGAAGACGTTGACCGAAGCATTAGACGCTGTCGTGTTCCCCGGTATTCAAGGCGGTCCGCTCATGCACGTGATTGCGGGAAAAGCGGTCGCATTCCTCGAAGCATCGCGTCCGACTTTCCAATCTTATATGAAACAGGTCGTTGCCAACGCGAAGACCTTAGCCGATGAACTGATGGCGCGCAACTGGAAATTGGTATCGAACGGTACCGATAATCATTTGATTCTGATGGATTTGAGCAGCCGCGGTTTAACTGGTAAGAAGGCGGAAGCCGCCCTCGAACATGCCGGGATCACCGTAAACAAGAATATGGTACCGGGCGATAAGCAGAGTCCGTTTGTTACCAGTGGTATTCGAGTTGGCGCACCGGCAGCAACCACTCGCGGGATGAAAGAGAAGGAATTCAAGAAGATTGCCGAGTGGATCGACCGGGTTCTCAGTAATCCGGAAGATACCGCAATCGGCGATAAAGTGCGGAGCGAAGTGAACGAAGTTTGTTCGCAATTCCCACTCTATCCCGCCGATATGTAA
- the rpiB gene encoding ribose 5-phosphate isomerase B has translation MATVVIGSDHAATELRDYLIGWMRQQNHTVISLFSNTDSEPVDYPDVAHKVAETIASNCADFGVLICGTGIGMSIAANRHQGVRAALCMTELHARLAREHNHANILCLGGRITGTELAVAILAAFLATPESSVERHVRRVEKIDL, from the coding sequence ATGGCTACGGTCGTTATCGGTTCCGATCATGCTGCGACTGAATTGCGCGATTATTTGATTGGCTGGATGAGACAGCAAAATCATACGGTAATCAGTCTGTTTTCCAACACCGATTCCGAACCAGTCGACTATCCTGATGTTGCGCATAAAGTCGCCGAGACTATCGCCAGCAATTGCGCCGATTTCGGAGTGCTGATTTGTGGAACCGGGATCGGAATGTCGATTGCAGCGAACCGGCATCAGGGAGTACGCGCCGCGCTATGCATGACCGAGTTGCATGCCCGGCTTGCCCGCGAACATAACCACGCTAACATCCTTTGTTTAGGCGGCAGAATCACTGGCACCGAATTAGCAGTTGCCATTCTTGCCGCTTTCCTTGCAACACCAGAATCGTCGGTTGAGCGGCACGTACGTCGTGTCGAAAAAATCGACCTCTAA